AGGCCCATCAGTGAGTTAGTGGATGTTATCTACCACaacaatcttttgttttttgcttacTAGTGAATGAACTTGGCAGTAGCAATAAGAtaaacctttttgtttgtttgttgtttgttgtaaGTCTCCTTAGATGGCTAAATGGCCAAGAAAATTTTCAAGGgtctatttttcttctctaaaaaTCTAGGTATGGTGATAGATGTTTATACtttcagctactcaggaggctatGGCAGGAGAATGTCAATTCTAAAGGTAGTCTGGGCAATGTTTCAAAACCTTATTGaaagtgaaattattttaaagctcAACAGTATCTTATTTATATGCCAATGGCTCAGCATCTGCAACAAACTGACTTCAATCTCTAGTACCCTTTCTTCCCCACGAAAGGGATCTTTGAAGTAAGTGCCTTTCTTCTCTATGTCCTTCACTGAGCTCAGGCATACTTCCCAGATACTTCCTCATTTCCCTCCCTGGTATTTTCCAAAGACAAAGCCTTTCCTGTCTAACCCTCTGTTACAGCTGCTCTTTAATGGACACATTAGGTGGTTGTGACACATCAGCAAGATTCTTttgatttaaatgaaataattaatgaAAGAACTATATTGCTAGTGCTTTCTGCTTTTAATGGCAAGCTCACATGATAGTCTGTGCCTCTTTGTGAAGTCCTTCTTAGTGTTTCTTCTGAATGTCATGTTTTCATCTCCATTATTGACTTGTTACATGATGTCAAGCTAGAACTGTACTTGTTGAAATAAGAGAACCTACACTTTGTTCATCACAGTCTTTGgtgtatagtaagaaattataatttcttttctttgaatgcctactgaaaagaaaatgtcttaagtACCTACATGGACAAATGGGCCCATCCCATGAGCTGATATAAACctttcaaaaacatgaaagatgGCATAAGACACATATACTAATTTCCTTCCAATGCTTCTGCTTCTCTATCAAACCAAATGCTAATAAAACAGAGGGGAAAAATCTGAAAACAGTGAAAGTATCAGATGCAGTGATTGAATAAATATGTCATTGatgaaacaaaaaagccaaactgGAATGCCAAAAGTAATGCTAGAAATgtaagtttatttaaaataaacttgaGTAGGGAACCTTAAGGAAATAAGAGAGAAGACATTTAGAAAGATGGATGGTAAAAGAAGAGATCCAAGAatttacataataattaaaatgtaagctCTCTTTTGCAGAAGAGTTGAAAGGTCAAAGGTCAAAGTTACTGTGTCCTCAGAAAAAATCATCTGCTTCCAGGTAGATTATGATGCTGAGTCCGAGAGAGACAAATGCTCATCGCTCAGTCCTAGATGTTGGAAAGCTGTTTGAATTCCATAAAGTTCAGCAACCATCAAGCGACAACTGGAATGTTCAGAAAGCTGACCCGCAAAAGCGAGAGCTAAAGCCTGGCTGGTAGTAAGATGATTGGATGCTCTTGGAGGAAAAGAATCCTGGACGGTGGAAGCTGGATCCATAGACCTGAGAGCGAATGCCAGAGCTTCCATACCCAAAAGACCCAAAGCCTGAATTGCCGTATCCGAAAGAGCCAGTAAAGCCTCcctggcaggggctggagaagtaCTGCCTGGGCCGGAAGCTGGATGTCTGGAAGTATCTGGTCCCAACACAGGGTGAGTGGTTTTCAAGTGGCTCCTCGAAGGTCTCCTGCTGTCCATAGAAAGAGGAGCCCAGCTGGAAGTTCTTTGGAGAATAGACTACGTTGTTGGTGGGGAAGAAAGAGCCATAGGTGGAGACAGGCTGCCTCAAGAAGCCTCCAAAAGACTGTGAGGAGAAGTTCCCGGAGTTGCAAACGTAAGACATGTTGTCAGGAGATCTGGTTGCAGTTGAGTTGCAGTGATGAATCTGCGAGTGTGAATACCACCATCTAACAGAGGTCCTTATATACCGGAGAGATGGGTGTAGCAGTCTGTATCCATTTTAATGAGAATGCCTAATTAGGCGCCAGTAAAAATGAAATACTCTAACCTTCAAAGGCCTTTTCATGAATGTGTAGTTCTAAATGAAGGAATTTCATTAGTTTTCAAAGCAATTATTCATTAAGCAAAAATGCAATTTCTCAATATCTCCAGTAAGTCGAATGAAAGCCAACATAATTAAGTCTTTGAGATAGATGCTTTATTTATTCCCACCTACAAGATGTGATCAAATGGATGATACAGCAATAATCCTGCAGGGTTCAACACTCTACCAAAGTTTGTCTTCTAGAAAGAGAATTACGGTGCTCCAAGTAAGAAACttgattgaaaacaaaacaaaataaatggccattttacatttcttcttcCAAGTGTTGTGGAATTTATGAAAGGAACAATACCATACTAACCCTCAGGAGGAAAGACATTCAAGGTCAACATTGTTTATCACACACTTTGTCAACTTGTGTTTGTGCGCATGATTGCATAAGGTAGAGAGAACCAGTGTTTGCATGAGTGCTTAGAAcatttattgtaaaatatttatcacAGAATGAGAATCCCTTTGTTGTcttgcctttctcttctcttgtttttttttcttccctcttttctgttCATTCTTTCTAGGTCACATATTCAGCACCACATGTAAGCTCAATCAATCATACCAGGATATGCTgtcatccttttcattttttttaattctaatccAGTGTTTTCCACACCTTCACTGCTTCATCATGGAAGTCATTAATAAACTTACATAGATTGATTATCAAAATACCCTTATCTTCCTAAGCAACACCTCTCCCCTCTTGGTGGTACTGGTGTCACTGGCAATAAAGTAGCAACaccaaaacattattttatggCCATACATGTTTTCCTCTCAGATGGTGGGATATTTTTTAatgcaaaatgttttaaaaacattaagaaatgtGGAGAGTCTCTGCCACATGCAGATGTCACAGAAGGAAGATTAATAATTTGAAGAATTCATGGTTATGCGAATGGCCCTTATCTATTGAAATGTGGGCAGGGGAGGGTCTCAAAAGGGATGAGAATGTGACCTGGAGAAGAAATGATTTGGGGGTTGCTAATGTTGTGTACCTATCGAGTAATTTATATCTCCCTCCTAGAAAGCTAAGTCTTGGAATTTTGTGTACTTTTCTATTAGGTGCAGTATAGCTAACTGCAGAGATGGTACCTTGGCACAGGAAATTGCCTAAATGACCTTGTGGAAATGGAAAAACTGTATATCACCCGTTCTCAGCATAAATTATACATCGAAAATGAGCTGAGACTAATTTTATGAAGAATTATGTTTACTTGgtctaatttttaaagaacaaatctGCAAGGAGCTGTTCTTGTAGGTAAAGAAACCTCTATCCTGACAGTTCTGGGAATATTGAATCAGGTTTCTATAACTAGAATTCtaatctgattaaaaaaaaagaaagctggggaTATTTGTGAAAATATCCTCCAAATTCTAAACTGAGTCTGaactttttaatttaacaaacaggagaatgaggaagaagaataaagagaaaatgatgcAGAAGGAAAACAACTGGTTCTTTCTCATCCAAAAAAGAAATCTATATTGTTCTGAACTAGAAGGAAATGTTCTATAATACGAAACAAATCAAACAGCACCTAAGGCACACCAATACAGCCCTCTACACtttctctcctccacctccagGCATCAGTCTTCATTAGACTCTTGCACTGAGGTGGAACACAAGCCATGGAAATTGAGGAAATATGACCCTCACTTTGGACATTTTGCAATACTTGTCAGGAGCACCTGAAAACAATTTAAGTCAAAGTGATATATGCAGCCTTCTGGGCAGAGGAAGCATCTCCTGCCAATGGCTCCTTTGGCCCGACACCTCAAGGCAATTGCTTTATAAGCTTCCTTTAGATGGAGCACGTTTACCAGGTTATGGGGACTGTTTTCAGTAGGAAATAATGACCCTGATTAGAGATAGAAATATATTGAACATCATCATTACCTCAAGATTTGTTCCTTTTAATGCATGTTATCATCTGAGGTGAATAATTTTTAGGATTCATACTATCACAAAGCATAAAGTGTTTAGCTCACAGCACAGTTATCTCCCCCGACCACCACACTCCACACCCACCccctaatacacacacaaataaaagttaaGAATGGAATTAAATATCTGGTTTCCATTTTTAGGCAGATGCATGAGAAAGGGATCTCTCCATATTTCAGTAAAGCTGTTCAACTGaggtccattttatttttttaaagttctcatACATCTTGCAAGCCAGCATTCGGATGACACTATTCATCACAGAAGCTTGCCATTTTGAGGCAGCAATCAGTGCGCgtttttgtttaaaagaaatgacTATGAGTGGATCCATGAGCAAGTTTGCTAGCCAGATGGCAACAATTTTCAGACAGATTGTGCAACGGgtatcaattatttttaattaagctaGCTTCCCTCAGCCCTGACAGTCTACCTCTAAAGCAGTTTTCTGAGTGAGGTGCAGGGTGACCTTTTGCTGATGGGAGATGAATAATAGCTTTGAAGATTGAACACTATTACCTGAATTCCTGGGCCACAGACATCACCGCTCTATCCAGTTGTGAAACCACACAAAAAGTAAATATGCATGACTATGATGGTATTTTCAATTCAATTAAAGCCGCAGGTAACTTGTGCGCATCAACCGTGGGGATGACGCACCCAAGGACAGGGGTATATAAATATCTTGTGTCTAAGCAGGGTCATTCAAACCGTGAACATCCTTCTGTCTTCTCAACATGTCCTGCAACAGCTGCTCTGGAAACTTCTCTTCCCTGTCTTTTGGGGGCCAACTGCAATACCCAGCCTCTTCTTGTGGTTCCTCCTACCCCAACAATATCTTCTACAGCACTGACCTCCAAACTCCCATCACCCACCAGTTGGGCTCCTCTCTCCACAGTGGGTGTCAGGAAACCTTCTGTGAGCCCACCAGCTGCCAGACATCCTATGTGGTATCCAGACCCTGCCAGAGGCCTTGCCACCACCAGAGGATTCCAGTGTCCTACAGACCCTGTCAGGCAACTTTCTCAGGATCTCTGGGCTTTGGTTCCAGGGGCTTCCAGTCTTTTGGTTGTGGCTACCCAACCCTGGGCTTTGGATCCCACAGTTTCCTAAATCGTGGGTCCAGCTTTTACCGTCCAACTTGCTTCTCTACTAAAAGCTGCCAATCTCTTTCTTACCAGCCAACCTGTGGAAATGGCTTCTTCTGATCTCATACTGGGGAAACCAGAAATGTAAAAGGTGCCTACTACCTACTGTGTTAAGAGTCACACTGTCTTTTGAGCTCCTATGTTAGTCTAGGAATTTGACTTCTACTCACTCTTATGAGTCCCTGTAACTGGAACATGTATTTCATGGGAGAAAGATGCTAAATGGTTTTCTTACCATTATATAAACATGCAAAAATCAAACATAATTGTTTCTTCATGTATATCTTAGTATATTTTAGACTGCCAATCCTTAACTTTTACAAAGGGGCAAGTtgtaagtttaaataaaaatatgcaactGGACATCTATATATCTCATGAATACCATTATTACTTTTATCTTCTTGTCTTCAAAATTACTTCAAAATATCTCTCTGagcttttctgtgtctttcacttgcaattttaattttaaaaagtaaagtcaCCCTTTTGTATTTGCaggttttttcaatttttctgttttctccatctgttaaTACTTTCACAcagtgaaatgaagaaaacaaattattagaATGACAGGGAATTATAAACCAATATTTTGTGTAAAATACTTGTAATTCAGAGGGAATACTAGGCAGACTGTGCCATATGACATTGGGAGAGAGATTATTCTtgtaaaatacattattaaatataTGCAAACTTGGAGGAAGGTGAGAACTTCTAGATCATGAGTTAG
This genomic stretch from Cricetulus griseus strain 17A/GY chromosome 4, alternate assembly CriGri-PICRH-1.0, whole genome shotgun sequence harbors:
- the LOC100764209 gene encoding keratin-associated protein 15-1, with protein sequence MSYVCNSGNFSSQSFGGFLRQPVSTYGSFFPTNNVVYSPKNFQLGSSFYGQQETFEEPLENHSPCVGTRYFQTSSFRPRQYFSSPCQGGFTGSFGYGNSGFGSFGYGSSGIRSQVYGSSFHRPGFFSSKSIQSSYYQPGFSSRFCGSAF
- the LOC100750334 gene encoding keratin-associated protein 14-like, whose translation is MSCNSCSGNFSSLSFGGQLQYPASSCGSSYPNNIFYSTDLQTPITHQLGSSLHSGCQETFCEPTSCQTSYVVSRPCQRPCHHQRIPVSYRPCQATFSGSLGFGSRGFQSFGCGYPTLGFGSHSFLNRGSSFYRPTCFSTKSCQSLSYQPTCGNGFF